A segment of the bacterium genome:
CATGGCACCCGTTTTAATTAAGTCATGCAACAATTCGATCAGCCGTTTCAGCCCCGATTAAATATACTCATGCAACGATTCTTTCAGCCGGCTGCGGGCACGGCTTAATCGCGACATCACGGTTCCCAAAGAGAGGTTCAGCGCGGCGGCGATCTCCTCATAGCTCATCTCCTGTTGGGTGCGCAGGACAAAAACCGTGCGCTGTTCTTCCGGCAATTCGGCGATTTTTTTTTGCATCTGCCGGATCAATTCGTTCTGCTCGATGGTTTGTTCCAGCGACGTCTCCTGGCGAATATCCTCATTCAGCGCCACCCGGCTTTGCGCAGCCTGGACGTGCAGGGCGGTCAAAGCGGTATTGACCGCGATGCGACGCAACCAGGGAAAGAACGGATAGCTTTCGTCAAAGGAGGAGAGGTTGCGATACACTTTGATGAACGTATCCTGGGTGATGTCGTCGCTCAGTGCGTGCGAGCCCACCATGGCGCGCACCAGCGCATAGATCCTAGCCTGATAGCGTTCCACCAGCGAGCGGAAGGCCTGCTGATCGCCGGCTTTGATCCTGCGCACCCATTGCAGGTCCTGCCGTCGTTGAAGTAATTGTTGCCAGCCGGTCATGGTCTATTCCTGATGTGCATCATCCGGGCCTCAATAAAAGTACCGGGTAAAATCAGAATTATTCCCTTTCAGCAGATAGTATAGCATATTTTTACCCCGGATCAAGGGTTATTTGTGGGAGATAATTTTCTTGAATGTCTTAAATAAATTTTATATTATACAGATCGTTACCTCTCAAGGAGATCCCGGATGATGAAAAAAAACTGTCTTGTCTTTCTGGCCTGGCTGATGGCCGGATGCGGAACCGGAGAAAAGCTGACCCGCACCACTATCCAGACCCCAAACGCGCCGGCGGCGATCGGCCCCTATTCCCAGGCCGTGCTGGTCGGCCGCACGCTGTATCTGGCCGGCCAACTGGGCATCGATCCGGCCACAGGTAAAATGGTGGAGGGTGGCGTGGAAGCCCAGACCAACCGCGCCATGCTCAACCTACAGGCTGTGCTGAATGAGGCTGGATTCACTTTCGACGAGGTGGT
Coding sequences within it:
- a CDS encoding sigma-70 family RNA polymerase sigma factor — translated: MTGWQQLLQRRQDLQWVRRIKAGDQQAFRSLVERYQARIYALVRAMVGSHALSDDITQDTFIKVYRNLSSFDESYPFFPWLRRIAVNTALTALHVQAAQSRVALNEDIRQETSLEQTIEQNELIRQMQKKIAELPEEQRTVFVLRTQQEMSYEEIAAALNLSLGTVMSRLSRARSRLKESLHEYI
- a CDS encoding RidA family protein, whose product is MAGCGTGEKLTRTTIQTPNAPAAIGPYSQAVLVGRTLYLAGQLGIDPATGKMVEGGVEAQTNRAMLNLQAVLNEAGFTFDEVVVTQAFLADMNDFAAFNAIYAKFFKSQLPARAVVQPGRLPRDGAVEIMMTAVKTN